In Luteitalea sp., the following are encoded in one genomic region:
- a CDS encoding GNAT family N-acetyltransferase: MDALSRGPTAPDAHQRQPVRIRTMRHDDIAAGLQLCRASQWNQVARDWELFLASSPEGCCVAVDDSDEVVGSVATLRYGSAFSWIAMALVLPAYRGAGIGTRLLEEALTILHDGPVVRLDATPAGFGLYERAGFREEYRLQRMQRAVGPTSRSGERESGVGRSSARPMQDDDVNEVLMQDREVFGADRRWLLDAFRRDAPEYAWVGGQEHIDGYLFGRRGHAFEHLGPLVARDEATARELVAACVSTHPDRPFILDVPRRTSWAHWLDTLQFTVQRPFIRMYRGNDRPLERTDHVFAIVGPEFG; this comes from the coding sequence ATGGATGCACTGTCTCGAGGTCCGACGGCCCCGGACGCGCACCAGCGACAGCCTGTGCGGATCCGGACGATGCGCCACGACGACATCGCTGCAGGCCTGCAGTTGTGCCGCGCGAGCCAATGGAACCAAGTTGCACGCGACTGGGAGCTGTTTCTCGCCTCGAGCCCTGAAGGGTGCTGTGTCGCGGTTGACGACAGCGATGAGGTCGTGGGCAGCGTTGCGACACTTCGTTATGGGAGCGCCTTCAGCTGGATCGCGATGGCGCTCGTCCTACCTGCGTACCGTGGCGCCGGCATTGGCACGCGCCTCCTCGAAGAAGCGCTCACGATCTTGCATGATGGACCGGTGGTGCGTCTCGATGCCACACCCGCCGGCTTTGGACTGTATGAGCGCGCCGGATTTCGAGAGGAGTACCGGCTGCAGCGCATGCAGCGCGCTGTAGGGCCGACGTCGAGGTCGGGCGAGCGTGAATCGGGCGTCGGCAGGTCGAGCGCTCGACCCATGCAAGACGATGATGTCAACGAGGTGCTGATGCAGGATCGCGAGGTGTTCGGAGCGGACCGGCGTTGGTTGCTCGACGCGTTCAGGCGCGATGCACCGGAGTATGCGTGGGTCGGCGGGCAAGAGCACATCGACGGCTACCTGTTCGGACGCCGCGGTCATGCGTTCGAGCACCTCGGTCCGCTCGTCGCGCGCGACGAGGCCACGGCGCGCGAACTGGTCGCCGCATGCGTGTCCACCCATCCCGATCGGCCGTTCATTCTCGACGTACCCCGCCGGACGTCGTGGGCTCATTGGTTGGACACGCTACAGTTTACGGTGCAGCGACCGTTCATCCGGATGTACCGTGGCAACGATCGGCCCCTCGAGCGGACGGACC